A genomic region of Vitis vinifera cultivar Pinot Noir 40024 chromosome 7, ASM3070453v1 contains the following coding sequences:
- the LOC100854299 gene encoding ankyrin repeat-containing protein ITN1, producing the protein MKCLNMLNLSNMIVEVFPSSHNRDLEKQYLMIKLTQHHIGWYQENVIKKVFDQETSLLAYYGEANPDDSESEEEPRPKASAHHSSEVKQKEEALKRTWGMGKRKSPVLIAAENGIIEMVEKILKLFPAAIRHVDSDQKNIVLLAVKNRQISVYELLLNRKPLEESAFRMVDSEGNSALHLAATLGDYRPYPFAALQMQWEIKWYKYVKNSVPRHFFIRYNNKNQVPKEIFTESHKELVREGGKWLNNTSNSCSVVATLVTTVAFATTATIPGGFKENSSEPTLEHHPGFLVYAISSLIALSFSVTSVVTFLAILTSRYQVKDFGRGLPRKLLLGLTSLFISIGAMLVCFCAGHFFLLKNVLKQTAFPVYAVACLPVTFFAVAQFPFYFDLIWAIFKKVPQRTIYG; encoded by the exons ATGAAATGCTTAAATATGTTGAACCTTTCGAATATGATAGTGGAAGTATTCCCCAGCTCTCACAACCGAGATCTGGAGAAACAGTACCTTATGATCAAATTGACCCAACATCACATTGGATGGTACCAGGAAAACgttataaaaaaagtttttgatcaGGAAACATCACTCTTGGCATATTATGGAGAAGCAAACCCTGATGATAGTGAGTCTGAGGAAGAGCCAAGGCCGAAGGCTTCTGCACATCATTCTTCAGAAGTTAAACAGAAGGAAGAAG CATTGAAGAGAACTTGGGGGATGGGAAAAAGGAAGTCGCCAGTATTAATTGCAGCAGAGAATGGCATCATAGAAATGGTGGAGAAGATCCTCAAACTATTTCCAGCAGCCATTCGCCATGTAGATTCAGACCAGAAGAATATAGTACTGTTGGCAGTGAAGAATAGACAAATCAGTGTTTATGAGCTATTACTCAATCGGAAACCTCTGGAAGAAAGTGCATTTCGTATGGTTGATAGTGAGGGGAACAGTGCATTACATCTTGCAGCAACTTTAGGAGATTATAGGCCATATCCCTTTGCAGCTTTGCAAATGCAATGGGAGATCAAATGGTATAAG TACGTAAAGAATTCCGTACCAAGACATTTCTTCATTCGCTACAACAACAAGAACCAGGTCCCAAAGGAGATCTTCACAGAATCACACAAAGAACTTGTTAGAGAAGGCGGCAAATGGCTAAACAACACCTCAAATTCATGTTCAGTAGTAGCAACACTTGTTACAACCGTAGCCTTTGCCACGACAGCTACTATACCAGGAGGCTTCAAGGAAAATAGCAGCGAACCTACCCTTGAACACCATCCTGGATTTCTGGTCTATGCAATTTCATCCCTCATTGCTCTATCCTTTTCAGTCACCTCTGTGGTCACTTTTCTGGCAATTCTAACATCTAGATACCAAGTGAAAGATTTTGGTAGAGGGTTGCCGCGAAAGCTATTGCTAGGTTTAACATCTCTCTTTATATCCATAGGAGCTATGTTGGTTTGCTTCTGTGCAGGGCACTTTTTCCTACTAAAAAATGTACTGAAACAAACTGCATTCCCCGTGTATGCAGTGGCGTGCCTCCCAGTAACATTTTTTGCGGTGGCACAGTTTCCCTTCTACTTTGATCTCATATGGGCCATCTTTAAGAAAGTGCCACAGCGTACTATCTATGGTTAG
- the LOC109121484 gene encoding uncharacterized protein LOC109121484 produces the protein MDVLFLGSIKLCSSRIQSKVSLSVYGGLPQLGQLVCSTYTIIILGTFSNRTVVVVLRRGRMAFVVDTEQGATGPSLISYAMQGKWEKVVDICKEDPWAHDEKTTTSGDTALHIAVSDGREDVVVKLVQLMAHRNVYLINIKNDRGNTPLHLAASVGNVRMCKCIAAEYPELVGVRNNENETPLFLAALHGMKDAFLCLSNICSSTANNKVYEYLRRSDGENSLHCAITGEYFDLAFTIIHEYPDLVNYVNERGISPLHLLASKATLFRSGTRLNWFDEIIYLCVPVKKLLPQKYEADENPNHTENFYILTNLWKMIKASGKQSSHNARRQERPHPNYYGICYENFIKLVAKAWTLPAVMDQDI, from the exons ATGGATGTTCTCTTTTTGGGGTCCATAAAATTGTGCTCATCCCGAATCCAGAGCAAGGTATCACTTTCAGTTTATGGTGGCTTGCCACAGTTGGGACAGCTTGTTTGCTCTACATATACAATAATCATCCTTGGTACCTTCAGCAATAGAACAGTAGTAGTTGTTCTAAGAAGAGGAAGAATGGCATTTGTCGTGGACACAGAACAAGGGGCCACTGGACCAAGCTTGATTTCATATGCCATGCAAGGGAAATGGGAAAAAGTTGTAGATATATGCAAGGAAGATCCGTGGGCTCATGATGAGAAGACCACTACATCAGGGGACACGGCATTGCATATAGCAGTATCAGATGGCAGAGAAGATGTAGTGGTAAAACTAGTCCAACTGATGGCCCATCGCAACGTGTATctgattaatataaaaaatgatcgAGGGAACACCCCTCTCCATTTGGCGGCGTCAGTAGGCAACGTTCGCATGTGCAAGTGCATAGCTGCTGAGTATCCAGAACTGGTGGGTGTTCGCAACAATGAAAATGAGACCCCTCTCTTCTTAGCAGCTCTCCATGGTATGAAAGACGCTTTCCTTTGCCTCTCTAACATTTGTAGCAGTACTGCTAACAACAAAGTGTATGAGTACCTTCGGAGGAGTGATGGAGAAAATAGTCTTCACTGTGCCATCACCGGAGAATACTTCG ATTTGGCATTTACAATTATTCATGAGTATCCTGACCTCGTCAATTATGTCAATGAGAGAGGAATCTCCCCTCTCCACCTCCTTGCTTCTAAGGCTACTTTATTCAGAAGCGGAACTCGACTGAATTGGTTCGACGAAATCATTTATCTTT GTGTGCCTGTCAAAAAGCTCCTTCCACAGAAATATGAAGCTGACGAGAACCCTAACCATACAGagaatttctatatattaacCAACTTATGGAAGATGATCAAAGCATCAG GTAAACAATCAAGCCATAACGCTCGAAGACAAGAGCGGCCTCATCCAAATTATTATGGCATTTGCTATGAGAACTTCATCAAGCTTGTAGCTAAAGCATGGACATTGCCGGCTGTTATG GATCAAgacatataa